From a region of the Gordonia sp. KTR9 genome:
- a CDS encoding helix-turn-helix domain-containing protein — protein MGKHAITMGPVGRIVATRLVTQRCDLGMTQRELSEAVSQNGRRLGRQAIIEIETGRRRVDVDDLSALAAVLQTTTAYLMGELDDPNKRY, from the coding sequence ATGGGAAAGCACGCGATCACGATGGGTCCGGTGGGGCGCATCGTGGCCACCAGGTTGGTGACACAGCGTTGCGACCTGGGGATGACTCAGAGAGAACTCAGCGAGGCCGTGAGTCAGAACGGCCGGCGGCTGGGGCGACAGGCAATCATCGAGATCGAGACGGGCCGACGTCGAGTCGACGTCGATGACCTGAGTGCGTTGGCCGCGGTTCTGCAGACCACGACGGCGTACCTGATGGGCGAGCTCGATGACCCGAACAAACGGTACTGA
- a CDS encoding ATP-grasp domain-containing protein, which yields MSTVFMTHALRPFPGLITKDGRAPSGERLTQMLDILEQIWAAGFDEGPIDPAADVEDFWEDAVRIATTYRAALDAGLAIELRSSAKCWSSEDLACRMGPLRINEHGGYHGADAFEELLAGLPLDMTGRTFAVCTYDSESVTLGADDLSQHLTTLAAAGHTAAVVKVAGHKQGIARIELDPDTRVINRRLHDAFDWTMVRLDGVRSAFLVSPWIEITYEYRVFVVDGIPVTGAGCIEEYTPLDHSGSGPFDPAVRLHRGNSVAATVNSDITDDSRTVRTHLAAATPVIAHMAARGLRTYVVDMAYVPARHDSVVVEFNSISNAGLYACDAQALARALIQTEHKGYYEYTPTRVR from the coding sequence ATGTCCACCGTATTCATGACACATGCTCTCCGGCCGTTTCCTGGCCTGATCACCAAAGACGGTCGCGCCCCCAGCGGTGAGCGTCTCACCCAAATGCTCGACATTCTTGAACAGATCTGGGCCGCAGGGTTCGACGAGGGTCCGATCGACCCAGCCGCCGACGTCGAGGATTTCTGGGAAGACGCCGTGCGGATCGCCACGACCTACCGAGCAGCTCTCGACGCCGGCCTCGCCATCGAACTCCGCAGCAGCGCGAAATGCTGGTCTTCAGAAGATCTAGCCTGCCGGATGGGGCCGCTGCGTATCAACGAACACGGTGGGTATCACGGAGCGGACGCCTTCGAGGAGCTTCTCGCTGGACTTCCCCTCGATATGACTGGCCGCACGTTCGCCGTCTGCACCTATGACAGCGAATCCGTAACGCTCGGCGCTGACGATCTCTCCCAGCACTTGACCACCCTGGCGGCCGCCGGCCACACGGCGGCGGTCGTGAAGGTCGCCGGTCACAAACAAGGCATAGCCCGCATCGAGCTCGATCCCGACACGCGCGTCATCAACCGCCGGCTACACGACGCCTTCGACTGGACCATGGTCCGGCTCGATGGCGTGCGCTCGGCTTTCCTCGTCAGTCCATGGATCGAGATAACCTACGAGTATCGAGTCTTCGTCGTCGACGGGATTCCCGTCACCGGGGCCGGGTGCATCGAGGAGTACACCCCCCTCGACCATTCGGGTTCGGGCCCTTTCGACCCCGCGGTGCGGCTGCACCGAGGTAACTCCGTGGCAGCGACCGTGAACAGCGACATCACTGACGACTCCCGAACGGTCCGTACGCATTTGGCTGCGGCCACCCCGGTGATCGCGCATATGGCCGCCCGCGGGCTGCGAACCTATGTCGTGGACATGGCCTACGTCCCCGCTCGGCACGACTCTGTCGTCGTCGAGTTCAACTCGATCTCCAACGCGGGGTTGTACGCGTGCGATGCCCAAGCGTTGGCTCGCGCACTCATCCAGACTGAGCACAAGGGCTACTACGAGTACACGCCGACGCGGGTCCGCTAG
- a CDS encoding 6-carboxytetrahydropterin synthase, translating into MTGVEETMQTVGESSNEPLSVRQPSTTTISSAIEFRSGCIRQCPQVYDFSVTAVVTTPRVTDGGGARTDQAAMRGLLQQLAAILGHRMLWYPEDVAELHRPVLWPAGVGGPRLPLQHWRIRPTAGNVAMWIAGWLGDRLEVWDPNTALVAVELRESPNLAAIVRGVDIEDCRGFPGLTYGL; encoded by the coding sequence GTGACCGGGGTGGAAGAGACGATGCAGACCGTTGGCGAGAGCTCGAATGAGCCGCTGTCAGTACGACAACCGTCGACGACGACAATCAGTTCTGCGATCGAGTTCCGTAGCGGCTGCATCCGTCAATGTCCCCAGGTCTACGACTTCAGCGTCACGGCGGTTGTCACTACCCCGAGAGTCACTGACGGTGGAGGCGCGAGAACAGATCAGGCAGCGATGCGCGGGCTATTGCAGCAGCTGGCCGCCATCTTGGGTCACCGCATGCTGTGGTACCCAGAGGATGTAGCGGAGCTGCATCGTCCGGTGCTGTGGCCGGCCGGTGTCGGTGGCCCACGTCTCCCACTGCAGCACTGGCGGATTCGGCCAACCGCGGGGAACGTGGCGATGTGGATTGCCGGCTGGCTCGGCGATCGACTCGAGGTCTGGGACCCCAATACGGCGCTGGTGGCTGTCGAACTGCGAGAATCCCCCAACCTGGCGGCGATCGTCCGCGGTGTCGACATAGAGGACTGCAGGGGCTTTCCGGGGCTCACATACGGACTGTGA
- a CDS encoding DNA topoisomerase, with amino-acid sequence MGKVGILTEKPSAARNFAAALGGMSGSFDGTEYVIVNARGHLLELKDPSEMVPASLAEKYRSWDLEHLPWDSGDFRWEREIRRKVSGKKLVTDPDAKSLLQELKKTLSSCDTVCNAADLDPTGEGSLLGWEIVEFLGLEGKKLERMEFLDETPASLQKAFKARRSVTSIESEGDYRKADFRSKWDMLSMQFTRVATKASGASTVLRNGRLKSAMVVIVGDGLDAHKNYVKKPFYENRFRDENGVTYADPEVDRFENKADVPGGLESSPVVHDGVSRKKTAPPRLMDLAALSSLLSKKGFGAKKVLETYQKMYEAQVVSYPRTEDKFISIEQFNELLPLVDQIAGVVGVDPADLSHRGPRKTHIKSGGAHGANRPGPNVPASLDAVAKEYGELGREIYELLAKNYLTMLAPDYEFDQHRGHVEKYPSFVGSLNVPAVLGWKGVFVIEDDENEDSDEVAPKAISLGQVAAPFVHEGFPKRPPHPTMGWLMKQLEKRSVGTGATRTSTYAEITNNSAGKALMVEKKGKITLSPIGELNHRILPGTHIGDLTITEQVFEQMAQIEAGTGAAEDFLSVVADLVRDDLATMKTNAGKLPRELTERTGKAGLTRAAVEVIDLPPALHFRHADKVATRAKRVFGGHRFTDSEVAKLVAGETLEITATSPKTGKTYTCKGKLESGVMDKDGTKYPYVSFKPQFEERAPRTDLVSGVWKGKQVSFKARGWGANPHWPGKDFTDEEVMKLLAGETIEFDAKGKTGRPYRAKGELGEGTFQGNKTFGFRLKLDDRNSPPGTRKRKVAK; translated from the coding sequence ATGGGGAAAGTAGGAATACTTACTGAGAAGCCCTCGGCGGCCCGCAACTTCGCCGCGGCGCTCGGCGGTATGAGCGGCTCGTTCGACGGAACCGAGTACGTCATCGTCAACGCTCGCGGTCATCTGCTGGAACTGAAAGATCCGTCGGAGATGGTCCCGGCGTCACTCGCCGAGAAGTACCGGAGTTGGGACCTGGAGCATCTGCCCTGGGATTCCGGCGACTTCCGCTGGGAACGCGAGATTCGCCGCAAGGTCTCGGGGAAGAAGTTGGTGACCGACCCCGACGCCAAGAGTCTGCTCCAGGAGCTCAAGAAGACCCTGTCGAGCTGTGACACGGTGTGCAATGCAGCCGATCTTGACCCCACGGGCGAAGGGTCGCTTCTGGGCTGGGAGATTGTCGAGTTCCTGGGCCTCGAGGGTAAGAAGCTCGAACGCATGGAGTTTCTGGATGAGACGCCGGCGTCGTTGCAGAAAGCATTCAAGGCCCGTCGCTCGGTGACATCGATCGAATCCGAGGGCGACTACCGCAAGGCTGACTTCCGGTCCAAGTGGGACATGCTCTCCATGCAGTTCACCCGCGTGGCCACGAAGGCATCGGGAGCAAGCACTGTCCTGCGCAACGGTCGACTCAAGTCGGCGATGGTCGTGATCGTCGGCGACGGCCTCGACGCGCACAAAAACTACGTGAAGAAACCCTTCTATGAGAACCGTTTTCGGGACGAAAACGGTGTCACCTACGCCGACCCCGAGGTCGATCGGTTCGAGAACAAGGCGGATGTGCCGGGCGGGCTGGAGTCCTCACCGGTTGTTCATGACGGAGTCAGCCGCAAGAAGACCGCTCCGCCCCGGCTCATGGACCTAGCTGCCTTGTCCTCGCTCCTGTCCAAGAAAGGGTTTGGAGCGAAGAAGGTGCTGGAGACCTACCAGAAGATGTACGAGGCTCAGGTCGTCTCCTACCCGCGCACCGAGGACAAGTTCATCTCGATCGAGCAGTTCAACGAGCTGCTACCGCTCGTCGACCAGATTGCCGGGGTCGTCGGAGTCGACCCGGCCGACCTCAGTCATCGCGGACCGCGCAAGACCCACATCAAGTCAGGCGGCGCACACGGTGCCAACCGGCCGGGGCCCAATGTCCCCGCGAGCCTGGATGCCGTGGCAAAAGAGTACGGCGAACTCGGCAGAGAGATCTACGAGCTCCTCGCGAAGAACTACCTCACGATGCTCGCCCCGGACTATGAATTTGACCAGCACCGTGGACATGTCGAGAAGTACCCCAGCTTCGTCGGATCGCTGAACGTTCCCGCAGTGCTTGGCTGGAAGGGTGTGTTCGTCATCGAGGACGACGAGAACGAGGACAGCGACGAGGTCGCGCCGAAGGCCATCAGTTTGGGACAGGTGGCAGCGCCGTTCGTTCACGAGGGGTTCCCCAAACGGCCACCCCACCCGACGATGGGCTGGCTGATGAAGCAGCTCGAGAAGCGCAGCGTCGGTACCGGCGCCACGCGTACGAGCACCTACGCCGAGATCACCAACAACAGTGCCGGCAAAGCCCTGATGGTCGAGAAGAAGGGCAAAATCACCCTGAGCCCGATCGGGGAACTCAACCACCGGATCCTGCCGGGTACACACATCGGAGACCTCACGATCACCGAGCAGGTGTTCGAACAGATGGCTCAGATCGAGGCCGGCACCGGCGCTGCCGAGGACTTCCTGTCAGTTGTGGCCGACCTCGTCCGCGACGATCTCGCAACCATGAAGACCAACGCCGGGAAGTTGCCCCGCGAACTCACCGAGCGGACGGGCAAGGCCGGCTTGACTCGCGCAGCTGTCGAAGTCATCGATTTGCCGCCGGCACTTCACTTTCGACATGCGGACAAAGTCGCCACGCGCGCGAAGAGAGTGTTCGGTGGACATCGATTCACCGATTCGGAGGTGGCGAAACTGGTGGCCGGCGAGACCCTCGAGATCACAGCCACGAGCCCGAAGACCGGGAAGACTTACACCTGCAAGGGAAAGCTCGAATCCGGCGTGATGGACAAGGACGGGACGAAGTACCCGTACGTCAGTTTCAAACCTCAGTTCGAGGAACGCGCACCCCGAACGGATCTGGTCAGTGGGGTGTGGAAGGGCAAGCAGGTCTCGTTCAAGGCGCGCGGCTGGGGAGCCAACCCGCATTGGCCCGGCAAAGACTTCACCGACGAAGAGGTCATGAAACTCTTGGCCGGAGAGACAATCGAATTCGATGCCAAAGGAAAAACCGGGCGACCGTACCGGGCGAAAGGTGAACTGGGCGAGGGGACGTTCCAGGGGAACAAGACCTTCGGGTTTCGCCTCAAGCTCGATGATCGAAATTCGCCCCCGGGGACACGGAAGCGCAAGGTCGCAAAATAG
- a CDS encoding DNA cytosine methyltransferase has protein sequence MTTFLTHPQRPSLSGGPLTMTDIFSGAGGSSEGMTQAGVSVQVAANHWPVAVATHQVNHPDTEHILANLSEVDWRSFPSTDILWASPSCVWHARSGGRKQPPAAEEMRRLDPGSIDRATAFAVIAATEVHQYDAIIVENVVEFQAWSLYSWWLDGMRALGYREQILILDAADVGAAQRRVRYFAIFTRDGAVDLTIERPARKTAAAILDTNPGKPVTRRLYVSNQIEQITEFDTPHLVTYRRNARARRADEHPLATITAGGNHHGVATLTADGPRFRMLNNRECARGQGFPDSYHFTGTVGEVKKQIGNAVSVDAARWIGGRVLAALGATV, from the coding sequence ATGACCACGTTTCTCACCCATCCGCAGCGGCCGTCGCTGTCCGGTGGACCGCTGACTATGACCGACATCTTCAGCGGCGCCGGAGGTAGCTCCGAAGGAATGACCCAAGCCGGCGTGTCGGTCCAGGTCGCGGCGAACCACTGGCCGGTCGCCGTCGCTACACACCAGGTGAATCATCCTGACACCGAACACATTCTCGCCAATCTGTCCGAAGTCGACTGGCGCTCGTTTCCGTCGACCGACATCCTGTGGGCGTCGCCCTCGTGCGTGTGGCATGCCCGTTCCGGCGGCCGCAAACAGCCCCCTGCAGCAGAGGAGATGCGCCGGCTTGATCCCGGATCGATCGATCGAGCAACCGCGTTCGCGGTCATCGCAGCCACCGAGGTTCACCAGTACGACGCGATCATCGTCGAGAACGTCGTCGAGTTCCAAGCATGGTCGCTGTACTCATGGTGGCTGGATGGGATGCGTGCGCTGGGCTACCGCGAGCAGATCCTCATTCTCGATGCCGCCGACGTCGGGGCTGCGCAGCGTCGGGTTCGCTACTTCGCGATCTTCACTCGCGACGGGGCCGTGGATCTGACTATCGAGCGTCCCGCTCGAAAGACCGCGGCGGCGATCCTGGACACCAACCCTGGCAAGCCGGTCACTCGTCGACTCTACGTTTCGAATCAGATCGAACAGATCACCGAGTTCGACACCCCGCACCTGGTGACCTATCGCCGGAACGCTCGAGCTCGTCGAGCAGACGAGCACCCGCTCGCCACCATCACCGCCGGCGGGAACCACCACGGCGTCGCCACACTGACCGCCGACGGCCCGCGATTCCGCATGCTCAACAACCGGGAATGTGCCCGGGGACAGGGCTTCCCCGACAGCTATCACTTCACCGGCACAGTCGGCGAGGTGAAGAAGCAGATCGGCAACGCGGTCTCCGTCGACGCAGCCCGCTGGATCGGCGGCCGCGTCCTCGCCGCGCTTGGCGCGACCGTCTGA
- a CDS encoding ssDNA-binding protein yields the protein MTQINANNFAKVTGRLTRDPVFFTNGDGSQTVKLNLAYSEEFVRNGQTEPQPRYIELTGYIPEGKGNGVYAYIVRGSKVGLFYEPYTQVFKRDGKTVYEPTNEIKNVVLEETKAETAARRQRNAADDNAAAAPASAPVEQAPLQNDAPFA from the coding sequence ATGACCCAGATCAACGCCAACAACTTCGCCAAGGTCACCGGCCGCCTCACCCGGGATCCGGTCTTCTTCACCAACGGTGACGGCTCGCAGACCGTCAAGCTCAACCTGGCCTACTCCGAAGAGTTCGTGCGCAACGGTCAGACCGAGCCGCAGCCGCGCTACATCGAGTTGACCGGGTACATCCCCGAGGGCAAGGGCAACGGCGTCTACGCCTACATCGTCCGCGGTTCCAAGGTGGGACTGTTCTACGAGCCCTACACCCAGGTCTTCAAGCGTGACGGCAAGACCGTCTACGAGCCGACCAACGAGATCAAGAACGTCGTGCTCGAGGAGACCAAGGCGGAGACCGCGGCGCGCCGCCAGCGCAACGCCGCCGACGACAACGCCGCGGCCGCACCCGCGAGCGCACCGGTCGAGCAGGCGCCCCTGCAGAACGACGCCCCGTTCGCCTGA
- a CDS encoding AAA family ATPase has protein sequence MSKTASRTTRPQASTPSTNKTMRNGLLATSEVYETTQPATPVNSSAAAANHARRSPTMTAVLGARPSQPAPPAVAVLSAEQQAVVDAAAKGHDVIVDAAIGSGKTSTIQDLCARLSATTRILYLTYSRLLKADAQDRVGGARVQNYHGVVYPHLQRLGISCGIGESVQVFNDNFEAIRPGFGQYDLLVVDEYQDINTEYAILLRNIKSTNPRMQIVMVGDMSQKVRSDTTLDVQAFAREFCTAPVMLPFTQSFRMGPEMGALLGTAWNKPIVGVNPDQRVRILDHAEAIALIAETAPGDLLCLGKQTGAMVHALNEAEKLAPERYNKSTVFASIRGGDSAVRPQDGVAVFTTFDASKGMERPVCVIFDYSLNNWTVRANLPNTDHEVLRNVFLVAASRGKQEVVFVRSGAMRRNPMPTDPGAEEMIGQMPVSKFTNLPNAVRPQYNQPFMAQAAFSFKYSENIAAAMRLITRERLDDGTGSEIVIDRADGLIDLSPAVAAYQEALFFERHDATAQAVMMTHTSILARSLLSEITGDPWKDALTLAAIETQQMRYHNQVSATIPAEVAAALTQRLSTQLPRDCRVQVGMGLSGFAYAGAEDWSPITFSGIADAIYNRQIFELKFTSALDHEMFLQTALYVAMARYAGFDVHSGVLWNTRTGERWSVQVPDLARFMNAVVLCVSKQSYSRFEIETTPAAARAQIR, from the coding sequence GTGAGCAAGACGGCCAGCAGAACTACGAGACCGCAGGCCAGCACGCCATCGACGAACAAAACGATGCGCAACGGTCTACTGGCCACCAGTGAAGTGTACGAGACCACACAACCAGCGACCCCGGTGAACAGCAGTGCAGCTGCCGCAAACCACGCACGAAGGAGTCCGACGATGACCGCCGTACTAGGAGCCCGGCCCAGCCAACCCGCACCACCAGCGGTCGCAGTCCTCAGCGCCGAGCAGCAAGCAGTGGTCGACGCGGCCGCGAAAGGGCACGACGTGATCGTCGATGCTGCAATCGGATCGGGCAAGACCAGCACAATCCAAGACCTGTGCGCCAGGCTCAGCGCCACCACACGCATCCTCTACCTCACCTACAGCCGGCTGCTCAAAGCAGACGCGCAGGACCGGGTCGGCGGCGCGCGAGTGCAGAACTACCACGGAGTGGTGTACCCCCACTTGCAGCGACTGGGCATCAGCTGCGGCATCGGCGAATCAGTCCAGGTCTTCAATGACAACTTCGAAGCGATTCGGCCGGGCTTCGGACAGTACGACCTCCTTGTCGTCGACGAGTACCAGGACATCAACACCGAGTACGCGATCCTCCTGCGCAACATCAAGAGCACCAACCCCAGAATGCAGATCGTGATGGTCGGGGACATGTCCCAGAAAGTCCGCAGCGACACCACACTCGACGTCCAAGCGTTCGCTCGGGAGTTCTGCACCGCACCGGTCATGCTGCCGTTCACCCAGAGCTTCCGGATGGGCCCGGAGATGGGGGCGCTGCTCGGCACCGCGTGGAACAAGCCGATCGTCGGAGTCAACCCCGATCAGCGAGTCCGAATTCTCGATCACGCTGAGGCGATCGCATTGATCGCCGAGACTGCCCCCGGAGACCTGCTCTGCCTCGGGAAACAGACCGGAGCCATGGTGCACGCGCTGAATGAGGCCGAGAAACTGGCCCCTGAGCGGTACAACAAGTCAACGGTGTTCGCCTCGATTCGGGGGGGCGACTCCGCCGTCCGGCCGCAGGACGGAGTTGCGGTCTTCACGACGTTCGACGCCTCCAAGGGCATGGAGCGACCTGTCTGCGTGATTTTCGACTACAGCCTCAACAACTGGACTGTGCGGGCCAACTTGCCCAACACCGACCACGAAGTACTGCGCAACGTCTTCCTGGTCGCCGCGAGCCGCGGCAAACAGGAGGTCGTCTTTGTGCGCAGCGGGGCGATGCGCAGGAATCCGATGCCGACCGATCCCGGCGCCGAGGAGATGATCGGACAGATGCCGGTCAGCAAGTTCACCAACCTGCCCAACGCGGTGCGTCCCCAGTACAACCAGCCGTTCATGGCACAGGCGGCATTCTCGTTCAAATACTCCGAGAACATCGCTGCAGCAATGCGTTTGATCACTCGAGAACGACTCGATGACGGGACCGGAAGCGAGATCGTGATCGATCGGGCTGACGGCTTGATCGACCTGTCGCCGGCCGTCGCGGCCTATCAGGAAGCACTCTTCTTCGAGCGCCATGACGCCACCGCGCAAGCAGTCATGATGACGCACACCTCGATCCTGGCCAGGAGTCTGCTGTCGGAGATCACGGGCGACCCGTGGAAGGACGCTCTGACATTGGCGGCCATTGAGACCCAGCAGATGCGATACCACAACCAAGTCAGCGCGACGATCCCCGCAGAGGTCGCTGCGGCCCTCACGCAGCGCTTGAGCACCCAGCTACCACGTGACTGTCGGGTGCAGGTGGGCATGGGACTGTCAGGGTTCGCCTACGCCGGCGCGGAGGACTGGAGCCCGATTACCTTCTCCGGCATCGCCGATGCCATCTACAACCGACAGATCTTCGAGCTGAAGTTCACCAGTGCACTCGACCACGAGATGTTCCTGCAGACAGCTCTGTATGTAGCGATGGCACGATACGCAGGGTTCGACGTGCACTCAGGGGTGTTGTGGAATACCCGAACCGGTGAGCGATGGTCCGTGCAGGTCCCCGACCTCGCTCGATTCATGAACGCAGTGGTGTTGTGCGTGAGCAAACAGAGCTACTCACGGTTCGAGATCGAGACAACGCCTGCGGCAGCGCGGGCTCAGATCCGATGA